In Ectothiorhodosinus mongolicus, one DNA window encodes the following:
- the pheT gene encoding phenylalanine--tRNA ligase subunit beta — MKISMAWLNEWVDHGLDAVTLGHKLTMAGLELDAIEPVAGGFSGIVVGEVLSVQAHPNADKLRICLVNDGTAEPKAVVCGAPNVHEGMRAPFAPVGSVLPNDFKIKPIKLRGAPSNGMLCSARELGLSEDHIGLMALPADAPVGKDLRAYLSLDDQVLEIDLTPNRADCLSIAGIAREVATLTGKDLHPVSCEPVTAASDATFPVSLEAASACPVYVGRVIKGVNGQTATPLWMQERLRRAGIRSLGPLVDVTNYVMLELGQPMHAFDLARLSGQIHVRQAKAGEKLTLLDESEAELSPEDLVIADDQQVLALAGVMGGQISGVDTQTQDIFLESAHFSPMAIAGRARVHGLHTESSHRFERGVDLELPMRALERATALFLEIVGGVPGPTQCHQLDDVPGAGNTIHFRPAQVKRLLGIDLSAERMQDILQRLGCQIKMGADPKLGSDPIWQVAVPSYRFDLAIEVDLIEELGRVEGYEQLPSIMPQQSVQMPRPEEQRLSLSRLRHALADRGYLEAICFSFVDAELQNQLEPGANALALANPISADLGVMRLSLWPGLIQAARHNLNRQQERIRLFETGLSFVPQGDELKQEMRIAGLIYGPLYPLHWDSAPRAADFFDIKGDVETLLALSGLDERAEWRASEHPALHPAQSAAIFLNGACVGHCGSLNPLLERELDLPSGVLLFELDLEAIRLGSLPAYSVLSRFPAIRRDLALLVDAEVPVAKMLECIHKNEHTLLKQVHIFDLYTGKGVPDGRKSVALGLILQDLSSTLTDEEVDAMIHTIVSNLQQDLGVTLRV, encoded by the coding sequence ATGAAAATCAGTATGGCCTGGCTGAATGAGTGGGTGGATCACGGTTTAGATGCTGTCACTCTGGGGCATAAACTGACCATGGCGGGTTTGGAGCTGGATGCCATTGAACCCGTTGCCGGTGGCTTTAGCGGCATCGTTGTGGGAGAAGTTTTATCGGTTCAAGCCCATCCCAATGCCGATAAATTGCGCATTTGTTTGGTCAATGACGGAACCGCCGAGCCTAAGGCTGTGGTTTGTGGTGCGCCCAATGTGCATGAGGGGATGCGCGCACCTTTTGCTCCGGTGGGCTCGGTGTTGCCCAATGACTTTAAAATTAAACCCATTAAACTGCGCGGTGCGCCTTCTAATGGCATGTTGTGCTCCGCTCGTGAGTTGGGTCTGTCTGAAGATCATATCGGTCTGATGGCCCTGCCAGCCGATGCGCCGGTGGGCAAGGACTTGCGCGCCTATTTATCGCTCGATGATCAGGTATTAGAAATCGACCTGACGCCTAATCGTGCCGATTGTTTGTCGATAGCGGGTATCGCAAGAGAAGTGGCGACTCTGACGGGTAAAGATCTGCATCCGGTATCCTGTGAGCCGGTGACTGCCGCCAGTGACGCAACTTTTCCCGTAAGCCTGGAAGCAGCGTCTGCCTGTCCCGTGTATGTGGGTCGGGTGATCAAGGGTGTCAATGGCCAAACGGCTACCCCGCTTTGGATGCAGGAGCGTCTGCGGCGCGCAGGCATTCGTAGCCTGGGGCCTTTGGTGGATGTCACCAATTATGTGATGCTGGAGCTGGGGCAACCGATGCATGCTTTTGATCTGGCGCGGCTTTCTGGTCAAATCCACGTGCGTCAGGCCAAAGCCGGGGAAAAACTCACCCTGTTGGACGAATCCGAGGCCGAACTCAGCCCTGAGGATTTGGTGATTGCCGATGATCAACAGGTGCTGGCATTGGCGGGTGTCATGGGCGGACAGATCAGCGGCGTTGATACCCAAACCCAAGACATTTTCTTGGAGTCCGCGCATTTTTCTCCCATGGCCATTGCCGGTCGCGCCCGCGTCCATGGCCTGCATACGGAATCCTCGCATCGCTTCGAGCGTGGTGTTGATCTCGAGCTGCCCATGCGCGCTCTAGAGCGTGCTACAGCTTTATTCTTAGAGATTGTTGGCGGTGTACCGGGCCCAACTCAGTGTCATCAACTCGATGACGTGCCCGGCGCCGGCAACACGATTCATTTCCGGCCAGCGCAGGTGAAGCGCCTGCTGGGCATCGACCTCAGCGCAGAGCGCATGCAAGACATCCTGCAGCGCCTCGGCTGCCAAATAAAAATGGGGGCAGACCCCAAATTGGGGTCTGACCCCATTTGGCAGGTCGCTGTCCCCAGCTATCGCTTTGATCTGGCCATTGAGGTGGATCTTATTGAGGAGCTGGGTCGGGTAGAGGGCTATGAGCAACTGCCCTCGATCATGCCGCAACAGTCTGTACAGATGCCACGGCCTGAAGAGCAGCGCTTGAGTCTCAGCCGACTGAGACATGCCTTAGCGGATAGGGGTTATCTCGAAGCCATTTGTTTTAGCTTTGTAGATGCCGAACTGCAGAATCAACTTGAGCCTGGCGCCAATGCCTTAGCGCTGGCCAATCCCATCTCCGCTGACTTGGGGGTGATGCGCCTGAGTCTTTGGCCGGGTCTGATTCAGGCAGCGCGACACAACCTCAACCGCCAACAAGAGCGCATCCGTTTATTTGAAACTGGCCTTAGTTTTGTGCCACAAGGTGATGAATTAAAACAGGAGATGCGCATTGCTGGTTTGATTTACGGACCGCTTTATCCGCTGCATTGGGACTCGGCCCCGCGAGCTGCTGACTTCTTCGATATCAAGGGCGATGTGGAAACCCTATTGGCATTATCGGGCCTAGATGAGCGTGCGGAGTGGCGGGCTTCTGAGCATCCAGCTTTGCATCCGGCTCAAAGTGCGGCCATTTTTCTTAATGGGGCATGCGTCGGCCATTGCGGCAGCTTAAATCCGCTACTGGAGCGTGAGCTAGATCTGCCCTCAGGCGTGTTATTGTTTGAGTTGGACTTAGAAGCCATTCGGCTAGGAAGCTTGCCGGCTTATTCAGTGTTAAGTCGTTTTCCTGCGATCCGGCGCGACTTAGCACTATTAGTAGATGCTGAAGTGCCGGTGGCGAAAATGTTGGAATGTATACACAAAAATGAGCATACCCTTTTAAAGCAGGTGCATATTTTTGACCTTTACACTGGGAAAGGCGTACCCGATGGTCGAAAAAGTGTCGCTTTGGGCTTGATTTTACAGGACTTATCATCCACCCTTACGGACGAAGAAGTGGACGCCATGATCCATACGATTGTGTCAAATTTGCAACAAGACTTGGGTGTGACCCTTAGGGTTTAA
- the ihfA gene encoding integration host factor subunit alpha — protein sequence MALTKAEMAEHLYEELGLNKREAKELVELFFEEVRTALEDGEWVKLSGFGNFTLRDKNQRPGRNPKTGEEIPITARRVVTFRPGQKLKARVETYAGNGK from the coding sequence ATGGCATTGACCAAGGCCGAAATGGCTGAACACCTCTATGAGGAGTTGGGCCTGAACAAGCGCGAAGCCAAAGAGCTCGTTGAGCTATTCTTTGAAGAAGTGCGCACCGCCCTCGAGGATGGTGAGTGGGTCAAACTCTCGGGCTTTGGCAATTTCACGCTGCGTGACAAAAACCAGCGGCCCGGCCGCAATCCCAAAACCGGCGAAGAAATCCCCATCACGGCTCGCCGTGTGGTGACCTTCCGACCTGGGCAAAAGCTCAAGGCAAGAGTGGAAACCTATGCTGGAAATGGCAAATAA
- a CDS encoding MerR family transcriptional regulator — MLEMANNSELPVIPGKRYFTIGEVSELCAVKPHVLRYWEQEFPTLKPVKRRGNRRYYQRHDVLLIRQIRSLLYEQGYTIGGARQKLSGDEAKEDVTQSLQIIRQMRLELEEILHTLKR, encoded by the coding sequence ATGCTGGAAATGGCAAATAACAGTGAACTCCCGGTCATTCCGGGAAAGCGCTACTTCACCATTGGCGAGGTCAGCGAGCTGTGCGCGGTCAAGCCGCATGTCTTGCGTTACTGGGAGCAGGAATTTCCGACACTGAAGCCCGTTAAGCGACGGGGCAACCGTCGCTATTATCAGCGCCATGACGTCTTATTAATCCGCCAAATCCGCAGTCTGCTCTATGAGCAGGGTTACACCATCGGTGGCGCCCGCCAGAAGCTTTCCGGCGATGAGGCCAAAGAAGACGTCACCCAAAGCCTGCAAATCATCCGGCAAATGCGCCTCGAGCTGGAAGAAATCCTCCACACCCTCAAGCGCTAA
- a CDS encoding NAD(P)H-binding protein, producing the protein MSEGVSQYSGRRVVLVGASGFIGQALAQALGDEFDVVALTRSPALAAAAPLGDKVQWQHCDLYDLEALTQALSGFDTAVYLVHSLRPSSRLTQAEPRDMDLVLADNFARAAKASGLGQIVYLSSLMPRSFRISSLLWSHREVELALQSQGTPLTVLRAGLVVGPGGTATRLMVELVRRLGYLYLPPSARSVTYPIALRDLIRALRVVLQQPQHWRGSYDLTGPDKLSFEQLLRITATRLGLKRRFVRVPWLPERFMAWSIRWITGAPIALAGQVIGSLPADADLQPNALQDRIAEGLLGFDAALEEALDGTTRRVKPGPRQAFEPQLKSGLRQASLVRSIQRIILPPGMDSAWVARNYWDWLGSCCGGLVKTQWDSDHCVEIGLRFPQLTLLKLCLDTQLSTAERQIYRVKGGLLAGKGSGLPRFEFHCVLEGRYTMAAIHDFAPRLPWYVYIWTQAIAHLWVMRRYQSHLARLAR; encoded by the coding sequence ATGTCTGAAGGGGTCTCACAGTATTCGGGTCGGCGCGTGGTCTTGGTCGGCGCCAGCGGGTTTATAGGTCAAGCCTTAGCGCAAGCATTGGGCGATGAGTTCGATGTGGTCGCGCTAACGCGTTCGCCGGCTTTGGCGGCAGCGGCGCCTTTGGGCGATAAGGTGCAGTGGCAGCATTGTGATCTCTATGATCTAGAAGCGCTCACTCAGGCCTTAAGCGGCTTTGATACGGCCGTCTATTTGGTGCACTCCTTGCGCCCCTCTTCGCGCCTCACCCAGGCAGAGCCGCGGGATATGGATCTGGTGCTGGCTGATAATTTTGCGCGCGCGGCCAAGGCCAGTGGGCTAGGCCAGATCGTCTACCTCAGTAGCCTGATGCCCCGCAGCTTTCGTATTTCTTCCTTATTGTGGAGTCATCGAGAGGTGGAGTTGGCGCTGCAATCTCAAGGCACACCGCTGACGGTTTTGCGTGCCGGGCTCGTGGTTGGACCGGGTGGCACCGCTACACGCCTGATGGTCGAGCTGGTGCGCCGTTTAGGGTATTTGTACCTGCCGCCCAGCGCGCGTTCTGTCACCTATCCCATTGCTTTACGCGATCTCATTCGCGCTTTACGTGTGGTGCTGCAACAGCCTCAGCACTGGCGCGGCAGCTATGATCTGACGGGGCCCGATAAACTGAGTTTTGAGCAGTTACTCAGGATTACCGCGACGCGTTTGGGCCTGAAACGCCGGTTTGTGCGGGTTCCATGGCTGCCCGAGCGTTTTATGGCTTGGAGTATTCGCTGGATAACCGGCGCACCCATCGCGCTGGCCGGCCAAGTGATTGGCAGCCTTCCTGCTGACGCGGATTTACAGCCCAATGCGTTGCAAGATCGAATTGCAGAGGGCCTGTTGGGGTTTGATGCCGCATTGGAAGAAGCGCTGGATGGCACAACGCGACGCGTCAAACCCGGGCCGCGCCAAGCGTTTGAGCCGCAATTAAAATCAGGCCTGCGTCAGGCGAGCCTTGTGCGCTCTATTCAACGGATCATTTTGCCGCCGGGCATGGATTCTGCTTGGGTGGCGCGTAATTACTGGGATTGGTTGGGCAGTTGTTGCGGCGGACTGGTTAAAACCCAATGGGACAGCGATCATTGCGTGGAGATTGGTCTTCGCTTTCCACAACTCACGCTGCTAAAACTGTGTTTGGATACTCAGCTCAGCACAGCCGAGCGGCAGATTTACCGAGTCAAAGGGGGGCTCTTGGCTGGCAAAGGTTCGGGATTGCCTCGCTTTGAATTTCATTGCGTGCTTGAGGGCCGCTATACCATGGCCGCTATCCACGATTTTGCGCCTCGGTTGCCCTGGTATGTTTATATTTGGACCCAAGCCATTGCCCACCTATGGGTCATGCGCCGCTATCAAAGCCATCTGGCGCGCTTGGCGCGGTGA
- the dusA gene encoding tRNA dihydrouridine(20/20a) synthase DusA: MSFNDEKPIHTFCVAPMMDWTDRHYRYLARLLSRHAYLYTEMVTTGAILHGDKDRFLRFNPEETPVALQLGGSDAADLAQCARLGEQWGYDEINLNVGCPSDRVSSGRFGACLMAEPETVAQAVAAMKAAVDLPVTVKCRIGIDAHDSYAYLRDFVGRVVQAGMDTLIVHARKAWLSGLSPKENRKVPPLDYPRVHRLATEFPDLSVIINGGFTDLESAMAQLEYVDGVMLGRAAYQQPGLLARVDRLFYGSTEADTDIRACVLHYCDYVESQLSHGVRLPTLIKPLLGLFAGQPGARQWRRHLSEQGHQPGAGTEVIHHALTHTR, translated from the coding sequence ATGTCATTCAATGATGAGAAACCAATCCATACGTTTTGTGTGGCGCCGATGATGGACTGGACCGATCGGCACTACCGCTATTTGGCCCGTCTGCTGAGTCGGCATGCCTATCTGTATACGGAAATGGTGACCACGGGGGCTATCTTGCACGGTGACAAAGACCGCTTTTTGCGGTTCAACCCCGAAGAGACGCCAGTGGCCTTGCAATTGGGTGGTTCAGATGCGGCTGATTTGGCGCAATGTGCGCGCCTGGGCGAGCAGTGGGGTTATGACGAAATCAATCTCAATGTGGGCTGTCCTTCGGATCGGGTCAGCAGCGGGCGCTTTGGTGCCTGTTTGATGGCCGAACCTGAGACTGTCGCGCAGGCGGTGGCGGCGATGAAGGCGGCGGTGGATTTACCGGTGACGGTGAAATGCCGCATTGGTATCGATGCGCACGACAGTTATGCGTATTTACGCGACTTTGTTGGGCGCGTGGTGCAAGCCGGGATGGATACTTTAATCGTGCATGCGCGCAAAGCTTGGCTGTCAGGGCTAAGCCCAAAAGAAAACCGCAAGGTGCCGCCCTTGGATTACCCGCGCGTTCACCGTTTGGCGACGGAATTCCCGGATTTATCGGTGATCATCAATGGCGGTTTTACTGATCTTGAATCAGCTATGGCACAGCTTGAATATGTGGATGGTGTGATGCTTGGCCGCGCCGCCTATCAGCAGCCTGGGCTTTTGGCCCGTGTCGATCGCCTGTTCTATGGATCAACAGAGGCTGATACCGATATTCGGGCCTGCGTGCTGCATTATTGTGATTACGTGGAGAGCCAATTGTCACACGGGGTTCGGCTGCCCACGCTGATCAAGCCATTGCTGGGCCTTTTTGCTGGCCAACCGGGCGCTCGGCAGTGGCGACGTCACTTAAGCGAACAAGGGCACCAGCCAGGAGCCGGCACCGAAGTCATTCATCACGCACTGACCCATACTCGCTAG
- the purB gene encoding adenylosuccinate lyase: MDLSTLTAVSPVDGRYADKTAALRPIFSEYGLIRHRVQVEIAWLKSLAAEPKVTEVPAFDAATLTVLDEIITSFSEADARRVKNIERTTNHDVKAVEYFLKERVEQHPQLAAASEFLHFACTSEDINNLSYALMLREARSQVLLPMLDALIEQLRSLAHAQADQPMLSRTHGQPASPTTLGKEMANVVHRLRAVRNEVADVVLLGKINGAVGNYNAHLSAYPDIDWEAHAKEFIEGLGLSMNPYTIQIEPHDYMASLFHALARFNTILIDLSRDIWGYISLGYFKQKVVAGEVGSSTMPHKVNPIDFENAEGNLGLANAVLTHLAEKLPISRWQRDLTDSTVLRNIGMGFAWSVIAYQALDKGIGKLEVDSARLLADLDANWEVLAEPIQTVMRRYGVEKPYEKLKDLTRGQCIDQQRLEAFIDTLEIPETAKAELKRLTPANYLGNAAAQARRI; the protein is encoded by the coding sequence ATGGATTTATCGACGCTCACGGCGGTCTCGCCGGTGGATGGACGTTATGCCGACAAGACCGCGGCGCTGCGGCCGATTTTTAGCGAGTACGGGCTGATTCGCCATCGCGTTCAGGTGGAAATCGCTTGGCTGAAATCTTTGGCCGCCGAACCCAAGGTGACCGAAGTGCCGGCCTTTGATGCCGCCACCCTCACCGTCTTGGATGAGATCATCACCAGCTTTTCCGAAGCAGACGCGCGGCGCGTGAAAAACATTGAGCGCACCACCAATCACGATGTCAAAGCGGTGGAGTATTTCCTCAAGGAGCGTGTGGAACAACACCCCCAGCTAGCCGCCGCCAGTGAGTTTTTGCATTTCGCCTGTACCTCAGAGGACATCAATAACCTGTCTTACGCACTGATGCTGCGGGAGGCGCGCAGTCAGGTGCTGCTGCCGATGTTGGATGCCCTGATCGAACAATTGCGCTCCCTGGCGCATGCGCAAGCCGATCAGCCCATGCTCTCGCGCACCCATGGCCAACCCGCCTCACCCACGACGCTGGGCAAAGAAATGGCCAATGTGGTGCATCGCCTGCGCGCGGTGCGCAACGAAGTGGCGGATGTGGTGCTTTTGGGCAAGATCAACGGCGCTGTCGGCAATTACAACGCCCACCTTAGCGCTTATCCAGATATCGACTGGGAAGCCCATGCGAAAGAGTTTATCGAGGGTCTGGGGCTGTCGATGAACCCCTACACCATCCAAATCGAGCCACATGACTATATGGCCTCGTTATTTCATGCACTGGCGCGGTTTAACACCATCCTCATCGATTTATCGCGCGACATCTGGGGCTATATCTCACTGGGTTACTTCAAACAAAAGGTTGTGGCCGGCGAAGTCGGCTCCTCGACCATGCCGCATAAAGTCAATCCCATTGATTTTGAGAATGCTGAGGGAAATTTGGGTCTGGCCAACGCCGTGCTCACGCATCTGGCCGAAAAACTGCCCATCTCGCGTTGGCAGCGTGATCTGACCGACTCCACCGTGCTGCGTAACATCGGCATGGGCTTTGCCTGGTCTGTGATCGCCTACCAAGCGTTAGACAAGGGCATTGGCAAGCTAGAGGTCGACAGTGCGCGCCTGCTCGCGGATTTAGATGCCAACTGGGAAGTCTTGGCTGAACCCATCCAAACCGTGATGCGCCGCTATGGCGTGGAAAAGCCCTACGAGAAGCTCAAGGACTTAACGCGCGGCCAGTGCATTGATCAGCAGCGGCTCGAGGCCTTTATCGACACTTTGGAGATCCCCGAGACTGCCAAGGCCGAACTCAAGCGCCTCACCCCAGCAAACTATCTGGGCAACGCTGCCGCCCAAGCCCGCCGCATCTAG
- the acnA gene encoding aconitate hydratase AcnA, producing the protein MSDSFQTQTTLPVGGKTFHIRSLSALRATHDIDRLPFSLKVLLENLLRTEDGVNVTKEHIQALLDWDAQAEPSKEIAFTPARVVLQDFTGVPAVVDLAAMRDAMQSLGKDPARINPLTPVDLVIDHSVMVDHFGGADSLDLNIKLEYHRNRERYQFLRWGQQAFDNFRVVPPGTGIVHQVNLEYLAQTVFVREDNGSLQAYPDTLVGTDSHTTMINGLGVLGWGVGGIEAEAAMLGQPISMLIPQVVGFKLTGRLPEGATATDLVLTVTEMLRAQGVVGKFVEFFGDGLDHLPLADRATIANMAPEYGATCGIFPIDQETLNYLSLSGRDTEQVQLVEAYAKAQGLWRETGAREADYSARLELDLGSVVPSLAGPRRPQDRIALTQAKSSYEQTLKSHLADTPDAVAADATVSYTVEDTTYELPHGAVVIAAITSCTNTSNPAVLLAAGLVAKKAQALGLKPKPWVKTSLAPGSQVVPAYLEKAGLLKPLADLGFNVVGFGCTTCIGNSGPLSEPISQAIHQGKLLATAVLSGNRNFEGRIHADVRANYLASPPLVVAYALAGTMNIDPYSEPLGIGKDGQPVMLKDIWPTQAEIAELLGANISSAMYRDQYADVFQGDSNWQKIATATSERYDWTDSTYVKNPPYFEHMRMDPEAIQEMSGARCLVKVGDSITTDHISPAGSIHPDSPAGRYLQEHGIEPKEFNSYGSRRGNHEVMMRGTFANVRLRNQMAPGTEGGWTTHIPSGERISIYDAAMRYRNEDVPLIVLAGKEYGTGSSRDWAAKGTRLLGIRAVIAESFERIHRSNLVGFGVLPLQFLPGQNAQELGLDGYEAFDISSLDDEPHTVVVTAHNNQGGQTPFEARVRIDTPKEWEYYRHGGILHYVLRQLAAA; encoded by the coding sequence ATGTCAGATAGCTTCCAAACCCAGACCACATTGCCGGTAGGTGGTAAGACCTTTCACATCCGCTCTCTCAGCGCCTTACGGGCCACTCATGACATTGACCGTCTGCCCTTTTCGCTGAAGGTTTTGTTAGAGAATCTGCTGCGCACGGAGGATGGCGTCAATGTCACGAAAGAGCATATCCAGGCATTGTTGGATTGGGATGCTCAAGCCGAGCCCAGCAAGGAAATTGCCTTCACGCCAGCGCGCGTGGTGCTGCAGGATTTTACCGGCGTGCCGGCGGTGGTCGATCTGGCGGCGATGCGCGATGCGATGCAGTCTTTGGGTAAAGACCCAGCGCGTATCAACCCTTTGACCCCCGTCGACTTGGTCATCGATCACTCGGTGATGGTCGATCATTTTGGGGGTGCCGACTCCTTGGACCTCAACATTAAGCTGGAATACCACCGCAACCGCGAGCGTTATCAGTTCCTGCGCTGGGGCCAACAAGCCTTCGATAATTTTAGGGTCGTACCCCCAGGCACTGGCATCGTGCATCAGGTCAATCTTGAATATCTGGCGCAGACCGTGTTCGTGCGTGAGGATAACGGCAGCCTGCAGGCCTATCCCGACACTTTGGTGGGCACTGACTCGCATACCACCATGATCAATGGCCTCGGTGTTTTGGGCTGGGGTGTGGGCGGTATCGAAGCCGAAGCCGCCATGCTGGGGCAGCCGATTTCCATGCTAATTCCACAAGTGGTGGGCTTTAAACTGACCGGCCGCCTGCCTGAGGGCGCTACCGCCACCGATTTGGTACTGACAGTCACCGAGATGCTGCGCGCACAAGGCGTGGTGGGTAAGTTTGTCGAGTTTTTCGGCGATGGCTTGGATCATCTGCCTCTGGCGGACCGCGCCACGATTGCCAATATGGCCCCGGAATATGGCGCCACCTGCGGCATCTTCCCCATCGACCAAGAAACCCTGAATTATCTCAGCCTCTCGGGTCGCGATACTGAGCAGGTACAGCTGGTCGAGGCCTACGCCAAAGCGCAGGGCCTGTGGCGTGAAACCGGCGCTCGTGAGGCCGATTACAGCGCGCGCCTGGAGCTGGACCTGGGCTCAGTCGTGCCCAGCTTAGCTGGTCCGCGTCGTCCTCAGGACCGGATCGCCCTGACCCAAGCGAAAAGCAGCTATGAGCAGACTTTAAAAAGTCATTTGGCGGACACCCCCGATGCGGTGGCGGCTGATGCCACGGTCAGCTACACCGTTGAGGACACAACATATGAACTGCCGCATGGCGCCGTGGTGATTGCCGCCATTACCTCATGCACCAACACCTCCAATCCGGCGGTTTTGTTGGCCGCCGGGCTGGTGGCGAAAAAAGCCCAAGCCTTGGGCCTCAAACCCAAACCTTGGGTGAAAACCTCCTTGGCGCCGGGCTCTCAAGTGGTACCCGCCTACTTAGAGAAAGCCGGGCTGCTTAAGCCGTTGGCGGATCTGGGCTTTAATGTGGTGGGCTTTGGTTGTACCACCTGTATTGGCAATTCCGGACCTCTGTCTGAGCCCATCAGTCAGGCCATTCATCAAGGCAAGCTGTTGGCTACCGCCGTACTCTCCGGCAATCGCAATTTTGAGGGGCGTATTCATGCCGATGTGCGCGCCAACTACTTGGCCTCACCGCCACTGGTGGTGGCCTACGCCTTGGCCGGCACCATGAACATTGACCCCTACAGCGAACCTCTGGGCATAGGTAAAGATGGCCAGCCGGTGATGCTCAAGGACATCTGGCCCACCCAAGCGGAGATTGCGGAGCTGCTGGGTGCTAATATTTCCTCGGCCATGTATCGCGACCAGTATGCCGATGTGTTTCAGGGCGATTCCAACTGGCAGAAAATCGCCACGGCAACCTCCGAGCGTTATGACTGGACGGACTCGACCTATGTGAAAAACCCGCCCTACTTCGAGCATATGAGGATGGATCCCGAGGCTATCCAAGAAATGAGTGGTGCGCGTTGCTTGGTCAAAGTTGGAGATTCAATTACCACCGACCACATCTCCCCGGCCGGCAGTATTCATCCGGATAGCCCTGCTGGCCGTTATCTACAAGAGCATGGCATCGAACCCAAAGAGTTTAATTCTTATGGCTCACGCCGCGGCAATCACGAGGTCATGATGCGCGGCACATTTGCTAATGTGCGTCTGCGCAATCAGATGGCGCCAGGCACTGAGGGCGGCTGGACCACGCACATCCCCAGCGGCGAGCGTATAAGCATTTATGACGCGGCCATGCGCTATCGCAATGAGGATGTGCCGCTCATCGTGCTGGCCGGTAAAGAATATGGCACGGGCTCCTCGCGCGACTGGGCCGCTAAAGGCACGCGCTTGCTAGGCATTAGGGCTGTCATCGCCGAGAGCTTTGAGCGCATCCATCGCTCCAACTTGGTTGGATTTGGCGTCTTGCCACTGCAATTTCTGCCCGGCCAAAACGCGCAAGAGCTCGGCCTAGATGGCTACGAAGCCTTCGACATCAGCAGCCTCGATGACGAGCCCCACACCGTGGTGGTCACCGCCCACAATAACCAAGGGGGTCAGACCCCATTCGAAGCCCGGGTGCGCATCGATACGCCCAAGGAATGGGAGTACTACCGTCATGGCGGCATCTTGCACTATGTGCTGAGGCAACTGGCGGCTGCCTGA